The Halobacillus amylolyticus nucleotide sequence GCACTTGCTCCTAAAGTAGAAGGCTTGCTTTCAGAAAACGGATATTAAAAGAACAAAAGCGCAAGCCCCCGGTAGACACGACAGAGGAAGTTCAACAAAAACCTGGTTCAAGGAAGTTCGGTTAAAAACGGCACGTCCTGTGCCAACACCGAACCCCCCACGTCCTGTGGGGCAACGGAGGCTATTGTCTAGTCTTTCGTGTCTTACGCGCTGGATCTGGATGTAGCTAACTTCATGTAAGCTTGCCCACAGAGAAATATTTTTATAATTTACAGACCACAACAAAAGGCTGAAATGTGAAGAGTCACATTTCAGCCTTTTTGCTACCCGTTTGAACCAAAGTTCTCTAAAGGAACGTAATTCATGTTGACGGGTTGACCATTCTCATCAAGCTGGTAAATAGTCATGACAAGTGCACCTTTATCAGGCAGTTTTTCTTTTGGTATGTCAATCTGTATGTCAAATGAGGACCACTCCGGTGCTGCCTTCTCCACTTGAACCCTCTTTTTATCAATAAGGATATTATGACCATTATCTACACTATAATAAAACGTGCCTTCATTTACACTGGCTTCTCCGGAAATCGAATAGTTCCCCTTCTCACCATCCAGCGTGAAGTTGCGAAATACCTCTTTGCCAATATCTGTACTCTGTCCTGTATGAGGTGATGTTTTTGTTTTGGGTTTTTGCCCTGATTCAGGACTATTTTTTGCCTCCACATCCTCTCCTACTGCAAATGATTTTGTCATTTGAAACGGATAGGATTCGAGAGGCTGATCATTGATGGTAGTGACTAAGAAAGTCATACGAGCCTCATATTGTCCATTCTCAAGCCTCTGTTTGACCTGTTCTTTTGCCTCAAGAACTTCTCCCGGTTGTAATTCCTTTGTCGTCAAGGCCTGGGCAAAAGCTTGCCCATCTGAATATTTGTACACTGTGTCCCCTGCTTCATTGACGATAGTAATTTCATACAATTGACTGGAATTAAACCCAA carries:
- a CDS encoding BsuPI-related putative proteinase inhibitor, yielding MLKIFFPIMIGLMVVLLVACSESKSEPTSGGDGDMNNDEQTQSNESNSDPQYNVVSFIEQLTFNANVKASESQVNIQFSLTNDADEAAILGFNSSQLYEITIVNEAGDTVYKYSDGQAFAQALTTKELQPGEVLEAKEQVKQRLENGQYEARMTFLVTTINDQPLESYPFQMTKSFAVGEDVEAKNSPESGQKPKTKTSPHTGQSTDIGKEVFRNFTLDGEKGNYSISGEASVNEGTFYYSVDNGHNILIDKKRVQVEKAAPEWSSFDIQIDIPKEKLPDKGALVMTIYQLDENGQPVNMNYVPLENFGSNG